One region of Quercus lobata isolate SW786 chromosome 2, ValleyOak3.0 Primary Assembly, whole genome shotgun sequence genomic DNA includes:
- the LOC115974066 gene encoding protein FAR1-RELATED SEQUENCE 5-like codes for MGIHVPSHVPMESTPFKGMEFEADEIAYGFDNEYGRKAGFSIRKEYVNKCKKTGVVTSRRFVCAKEGVRGKDKRDQNVKNPRAETRCGCEARLVIVLNRDSKKYVVSEFIAEHNHYLHLPSTVHMMPSQRKVDATHAIEIDLAHESGLRLKQSYELLSKQVGGYENLGFTKQDHKNYLRSKRQRDMEHGAAASLGRYFSRQLKENPSYYFATQLDCEELITNIFWADARMIIDYSHFGDVITFDTTYSTNRDARPLGVFLGLNHHREIVVFGGALLYDETIESFVWLFETFLEVMSEKKPITIFIDQDAAMSTAIKVVMPETYHALCSWHMWQNAEKHLGHLLKTKPQFNVDFLACIYEYDGEDEFLTAWNEMLDKYNVRENKWLIDLFKLKEKWAQAYVKRTFTAGMKTTQLSESFNADLKDCLHTDLNIVEFFTHFETIVNQKRDKELEAEYNSRKKFPRLKLKSSPMLNQVATVYTPKLFDLFQTKVEEVMTLSILERNVSQTHSYVVGVFNQNGKYEVMWNPLDETLSCSCRKFESFGILCRHGLKVLDVLDIKLIPNRYIMKRWRRDAKDGSGKNCTTHNINPDTRLEYEIYAYDVMAQKQTEDISSGNITSFTQLLMSASTSSAVHQGGSSASVALVSHLESTSSVVGSNDKINGAGGLLTQGSVASGGL; via the exons ATGGGAATACATGTTCCTTCTCATGTGCCCATGGAATCTACCCCATTTAAAGGGATGGAGTTTGAAGCGGATGAGATTGCATATGGTTTTGATAATGAATATGGCAGAAAGGCTGGTTTTAGTATTAGAAAAGAGtatgtaaataaatgtaaaaagacTGGTGTGGTTACTTCAAGAAGATTTGTGTGTGCAAAGGAGGGAGTTCGAGGCAAAGACAAGAGAGATCAGAATGTAAAGAATCCACGAGCAGAAACAAGATGTGGTTGTGAAGCACGTTTGGTTATTGTACTTAATCGAGATAGTAAAAAATATGTGGTGAGTGAATTTATTGCTGAGCATAACCACTATCTCCACCTTCCATCAACTGTGCACATGATGCCATCACAACGGAAAGTGGATGCAACTCATGCTATTGAAATTGATTTGGCACATGAATCGGGATTAAGACTAAAGCAATCTTATGAGCTTCTTAGTAAGCAAGTTGGTGGATATGAAAATCTTGGTTTTACCAAGCAAGATCATAAAAACTACTTACGTAGTAAGCGACAGAGAGACATGGAGCATGGGGCAGCTGCTAGCTTGGGAAGATATTTTAGTCGTCAACTTAAGGAAAATCCTTCATATTATTTTGCTACTCAATTGGACTGTGAAGAGTTGATTACTAATATCTTTTGGGCCGATGCAAGAATGATCATTGACTATAGCCACTTCGGTGATGTAATAACGTTTGATACAACGTATAGCACAAATAGAGATGCAAGGCCACTTGGAGTATTTTTGGGTCTCAATCACCATAGAGAAATTGTTGTATTTGGAGGTGCACTTTTATATGATGAAACGATTGAATCTTTTGTATGGTTATTTGAGACTTTCTTAGAAGTAATGTCTGAAAAAAAGCCAATCACTATTTTCATAGATCAAGATGCAGCTATGTCAACTGCAATAAAAGTAGTCATGCCTGAGACATATCATGCATTGTGTAGTTGGCATATGTGGCAGAATGCTGAGAAACACTTGGGTCATTTACTAAAAACTAAGCCTCAATTTAATGTTGATTTCTTAGCATGTATCTATGAGTATGACGGTGAAGATGAGTTTCTTACAGCTTGGAATGAAATGCTAGATAAGTACAATGTTCGTGAAAATAAATGGCTAATTGATCTAtttaaattgaaggaaaaatggGCCCAAGCATATGTTAAGAGAACTTTCACTGCAGGAATGAAGACAACCCAGCTTAGTGAGAGTTTCAATGCTGACTTGAAGGATTGCTTGCATACTGATCTCAATATAGTAGAGTTTTTCACTCATTTTGAAACAATTGTCAATCAAAAGCGGGATAAGGAGTTAGAAGCAGAATACAACTCTAGAAAGAAATTTCCAAGATTAAAGCTCAAAAGCTCTCCTATGCTTAACCAAGTAGCAACAGTGTACACACCTAagttgtttgatttatttcagaCAAAAGTTGAAGAGGTAATGACACTTTCCATCCTAGAACGCAATGTGAGTCAAACACATAGTTATGTGGTTGGAGTTTTCaatcaaaatggaaaatatgAGGTCATGTGGAATCCATTAGATGAGACTCTATCTTGTAGTTGCAGAAAGTTTGAGTCATTTGGTATTTTATGTAGGCATGGTTTGAAAGTTCTTGATGTATTAGATATCAAGTTGATTCCTAATAGATATATCATGAAGAGGTGGAGAAGAGATGCAAAAGATGGAAGCGGAAAAAATTGCACAACACATAACATTAACCCGGATACTCGACTGGAATAT GAAATATATGCATATGACGTCATGGCACAAAAGCAAACTGAGGATATATCTTCTGGAAATATTACTAGTTTTACACAACTTTTAATG TCGGCTTCTACAAGTTCTGCAGTACATCAAGGAGGCTCATCAGCAAGTGTTGCATTAGTATCACATTTAGAGAGTACATCAAGTGTTGTAGGCTCCAATGACAAAATTAATGGCGCTGGAGGTCTCTTGACTCAAGGAAGTGTTGCAAGTGGAGGTCTCTAG